The following are encoded in a window of Halodesulfovibrio sp. genomic DNA:
- a CDS encoding IS1595 family transposase, producing MQETAAFDISMLSSEDAALEYLLSFCWPSGVRFCPRCGQHKLYTLSGGRYRCATCKYTFQDFSGRWINNGSLSPSTWLHLAHMFLQEYTVHELAQEVNLSYNAAYKAVTTIRFALLAHATDARQLLGPETGLGRYIKGKKLTGAPPVRAKGAIPVFGIMERNGWVFIDLVSGIEAETVFHFNHSFHLTLFRAGNIIYTGKYRQYDALILCGDDSLPYEYIRKYDHDFPIREGSFWEFGHSRLKRFKGITPQRFPLYLKELEFRYNNKDGDILSLLLSQLCDLVPDFDPFKK from the coding sequence ATGCAAGAAACAGCAGCTTTCGACATCTCCATGCTTAGTTCTGAAGACGCAGCATTAGAATACCTTCTTTCTTTTTGCTGGCCTTCCGGTGTACGCTTTTGTCCAAGATGCGGACAACACAAGCTTTATACTCTTTCTGGGGGGCGATATCGCTGTGCCACTTGCAAATACACATTTCAGGATTTCAGCGGACGCTGGATTAACAACGGCAGCCTGTCACCTTCTACATGGCTCCACCTTGCTCACATGTTCCTGCAAGAATACACAGTTCATGAACTGGCGCAGGAAGTTAATCTTTCCTACAATGCTGCCTACAAGGCAGTAACAACTATTCGCTTTGCCCTGCTGGCACACGCAACAGATGCCCGCCAGCTACTTGGTCCTGAAACCGGACTGGGCAGATATATTAAAGGAAAAAAACTTACCGGTGCACCGCCTGTCAGAGCAAAGGGTGCTATCCCTGTTTTCGGCATAATGGAACGCAACGGCTGGGTTTTTATTGACTTAGTGAGCGGTATTGAAGCCGAAACAGTATTTCACTTCAATCACAGCTTCCACCTTACCCTCTTCCGTGCGGGTAACATTATATACACTGGAAAATATCGCCAGTACGATGCGCTCATTCTATGTGGCGATGACTCCCTGCCATACGAGTACATCAGAAAATACGACCATGACTTCCCAATTCGGGAAGGCTCCTTCTGGGAATTCGGACATTCCCGCTTAAAACGTTTTAAGGGTATCACCCCACAACGTTTCCCGCTCTACCTCAAAGAACTGGAATTTCGCTATAACAACAAGGATGGAGACATTCTCTCCTTATTGCTGTCTCAGTTATGCGACCTTGTTCCAGACTTTGACCCATTCAAAAAGTAA
- a CDS encoding ABC transporter substrate-binding protein gives MRLAFKFATWAVFCIALLGCETKLEKPAQYVRVPGVSSTEITIGSSLALEGHASYLGTQTLRGAQSYLRNVNALGGVHGRLITLQAMDDGYDPTRCLANTHRLVSSGNIFSLFGFVGTPTTVRVLPLIEEAKIPLVGAFSGANALRVPFNPYVFNIRASYYQETKAAVELLVSQMQCKRIAVFYQYDAYGFDGLMGTELALREVGLAPVARGSYVRGAVDIDEALHKIVTAQPDAVVLVGTYEPCAEFITKADALGLDAAFFNLSFVGAEELARLLPDDIKGDVLVSQVVPPPFSPQVHELMGIAEEYVRHLKELYPDDVPNAVGLEGYVNARVMVEGLRRAGRNLTRESFMKALESMGKFPLGGKASVAFTPEDHQGLEMVYYTVLEDGEFKLIDDTYLHLKRSAAVKFEEQVTQ, from the coding sequence ATGCGGCTAGCATTCAAGTTTGCGACTTGGGCTGTGTTCTGTATTGCGTTGCTGGGTTGTGAAACAAAATTAGAAAAGCCAGCGCAGTATGTGCGGGTTCCCGGTGTTTCTTCTACAGAAATTACTATTGGTTCCTCACTCGCTTTGGAAGGACACGCAAGTTATCTGGGGACACAGACCCTGCGTGGTGCGCAAAGTTATTTACGCAATGTAAATGCTCTTGGCGGCGTGCACGGAAGGCTCATAACTTTGCAGGCTATGGATGACGGCTATGACCCCACCAGATGTTTAGCAAACACGCACCGCCTTGTGAGCAGCGGTAATATCTTCTCTCTTTTCGGATTTGTCGGAACTCCCACCACCGTACGCGTACTGCCACTTATTGAAGAAGCAAAAATACCTCTCGTCGGTGCTTTTTCTGGTGCCAATGCGTTACGTGTACCGTTTAATCCCTATGTATTTAATATACGAGCTTCATACTATCAGGAAACAAAAGCGGCTGTGGAATTGCTTGTTTCACAAATGCAATGCAAACGTATTGCTGTTTTTTATCAGTATGATGCCTATGGATTTGACGGGCTTATGGGAACAGAACTTGCTTTACGTGAAGTAGGGCTTGCGCCTGTGGCGCGTGGCTCATATGTTCGGGGGGCTGTAGATATTGATGAGGCTCTGCATAAAATTGTTACGGCACAGCCTGATGCTGTTGTTCTTGTAGGTACATACGAGCCTTGCGCAGAATTTATTACTAAAGCGGATGCCCTCGGGTTGGATGCCGCTTTTTTTAATTTGTCTTTTGTCGGTGCAGAAGAGCTTGCCAGACTTCTACCTGACGACATAAAGGGAGACGTGCTTGTCTCGCAAGTTGTTCCTCCACCATTCTCCCCTCAGGTACATGAGTTGATGGGAATAGCAGAGGAGTATGTGCGGCATTTGAAAGAATTGTATCCAGATGACGTGCCGAATGCAGTCGGGCTTGAAGGATATGTGAATGCGAGGGTTATGGTGGAAGGGTTGCGCAGAGCTGGAAGAAATTTGACCCGCGAAAGTTTTATGAAAGCTCTGGAGTCAATGGGGAAATTTCCACTTGGGGGAAAAGCATCTGTGGCTTTTACACCGGAAGATCATCAGGGTTTAGAGATGGTATATTATACCGTGTTGGAAGATGGCGAATTTAAATTGATTGACGACACATACCTGCACTTAAAACGGAGTGCTGCGGTTAAATTTGAGGAGCAGGTTACCCAATGA
- a CDS encoding ATP-binding protein produces the protein MIRSKFAQLSLKNKFFFSILIVILLISGTIALLARWILISGLTQELEMRGTAIAHSVATRGTEYILENDTAHLLNVLFDEKQLHERRNLVAYIYVEGKSGKILSHTFTTPFPKRLKGVNPVTEKVEKSVQVVPFGGHEAYDIAVPIKEGIYQIGTVHVGLSKAHIDNLVGKLRAMFLGFISAVIIITFWVSHRMAKYIADPVMTLTQISDDLSRGSFTSSDLIYTDEQAGCPAFHDTDLPCWHFDEQRTGANNTGARPHRCKKCAFYNEPGDGDEVQQLTTSFRNMVWSIRLYRRRLQESESTYRSLFRSGPDPIFVVDVLTQKLVDANPRTEEVYGYTRDELVGMRYTSFGQEHAKECFEYFSNDELCAEAMRSARVVHLRKGNIPMYVNVTACFISYRTRPAIIVSTTDVTDLVEKDAQLIQASKMKSLGEMSTGVAHELNQPLNAIRMGSDFLTMVHEQGIDIPKEQYAQVVTEISTQVDRASDIINTLRSFGRKADLLLEDVNLNEPVGAVVSLLSRQFLIEDVHIVTELDPVLPYITAQHNKLQQVLLNLVINARDAIVERNEEGAGVRGRILIRTEYDAEGVSVSVEDNGTGIPDHVAQKVFEPFFTTKATGQGMGLGLAISYGIVREYDGELSIQSTVGNGTCFTVRFPRQEVAQVAN, from the coding sequence ATGATTCGCTCAAAATTTGCACAGTTAAGTTTGAAGAATAAGTTCTTCTTTTCGATTCTGATAGTTATTTTGCTTATCAGCGGTACTATTGCGTTGCTTGCGCGCTGGATTCTTATTTCCGGTTTGACGCAAGAGCTGGAAATGCGTGGTACTGCGATAGCCCATAGTGTGGCAACTCGCGGTACTGAGTATATTCTAGAGAATGATACTGCGCATCTGTTGAATGTTCTTTTCGATGAAAAACAACTACATGAACGCAGAAATCTTGTTGCATACATATATGTTGAAGGAAAGAGCGGCAAAATTCTTAGCCATACCTTTACTACGCCTTTTCCAAAAAGATTAAAGGGCGTTAATCCGGTTACCGAAAAGGTAGAGAAGAGTGTGCAGGTTGTGCCATTTGGTGGGCATGAAGCATATGATATTGCAGTACCCATTAAAGAGGGTATTTATCAGATAGGAACAGTGCATGTGGGATTATCTAAAGCGCACATAGATAATCTTGTGGGTAAGTTGCGCGCAATGTTTCTGGGCTTTATCTCGGCGGTAATTATCATCACATTCTGGGTCAGCCATAGGATGGCAAAATATATTGCGGACCCTGTTATGACGTTGACACAGATTTCAGATGATCTGTCGCGGGGGAGTTTTACCTCTTCTGACCTTATTTATACGGATGAACAGGCGGGGTGTCCTGCCTTCCATGATACAGATTTGCCGTGCTGGCATTTTGATGAACAGCGGACAGGGGCGAATAATACTGGAGCCAGACCACATAGATGTAAGAAATGTGCATTTTACAATGAACCGGGTGACGGTGACGAAGTACAGCAGCTTACAACTTCGTTTCGGAATATGGTGTGGTCGATTCGTTTGTATCGTCGAAGACTTCAGGAATCTGAAAGCACGTACCGGTCTCTCTTCCGCAGTGGACCTGATCCTATTTTTGTTGTGGATGTGCTTACACAGAAGCTTGTGGATGCAAACCCGCGAACAGAAGAAGTCTACGGGTATACTCGCGATGAATTGGTAGGCATGCGGTATACGAGTTTCGGTCAAGAGCATGCCAAAGAATGTTTCGAATATTTCAGTAACGACGAACTGTGTGCTGAGGCTATGCGGTCTGCGCGTGTCGTGCATTTACGTAAAGGCAACATACCTATGTATGTTAACGTGACAGCGTGCTTTATCAGTTACCGTACACGTCCTGCCATTATCGTATCGACAACGGATGTTACTGATCTTGTTGAAAAGGATGCCCAGCTTATTCAGGCATCTAAAATGAAATCTCTTGGTGAAATGTCTACAGGTGTTGCCCATGAGCTTAACCAGCCGTTGAATGCTATTCGCATGGGCAGTGACTTTTTAACGATGGTGCATGAACAGGGTATCGATATACCTAAAGAACAGTATGCACAGGTTGTTACAGAAATCAGCACACAAGTGGACAGAGCGTCTGACATTATCAATACACTCAGGTCGTTCGGTCGTAAGGCAGATTTATTGCTTGAAGATGTGAATTTGAATGAACCTGTGGGAGCTGTTGTTTCGTTGTTGAGCAGGCAGTTCCTGATTGAAGATGTTCATATTGTTACAGAACTTGATCCGGTACTGCCGTATATCACTGCACAGCACAACAAATTACAGCAGGTGCTACTGAATCTGGTTATTAATGCACGTGACGCAATTGTAGAAAGAAATGAAGAGGGAGCGGGTGTGAGAGGCCGCATCCTGATTCGGACTGAATATGACGCTGAAGGAGTATCTGTTTCCGTAGAAGATAACGGAACCGGTATTCCTGACCATGTAGCACAGAAGGTTTTTGAACCATTCTTTACAACAAAAGCTACAGGGCAGGGAATGGGGCTTGGACTTGCCATTTCTTACGGCATTGTACGTGAATATGATGGGGAACTGAGTATTCAAAGTACAGTAGGTAACGGCACGTGCTTTACAGTTCGCTTCCCGCGTCAAGAGGTGGCTCAAGTAGCCAATTAA
- a CDS encoding response regulator yields the protein MKILVIDDEQPTLTMFELLLSTLGHEVLLANSGELGLEVFAEHRPPLVLTDIKMPGMDGIEVLGRLKEEEPNVEVVVITGHGDMDVAIKALNLDATDFINKPLRIDVLEQALARVEERIKLSTEKFASLSTDFTSDTMVITVCGTLGTADEAEIKHVFKGAGKARRIVLDFAENTSINGAAIALLTDSIRSFYNDGGKVIISGLSENFRNVFQIMGVTRFATFVDNIQDAEL from the coding sequence ATGAAGATTTTAGTTATTGATGACGAGCAACCTACATTAACAATGTTTGAATTGTTATTAAGTACGTTAGGACACGAAGTCCTTCTGGCAAACTCTGGTGAGCTGGGGCTTGAAGTTTTTGCAGAACACCGTCCTCCACTGGTGTTAACTGATATTAAGATGCCGGGGATGGACGGTATCGAAGTTCTTGGTCGCCTCAAAGAAGAAGAGCCGAACGTCGAGGTAGTCGTCATTACCGGTCACGGTGATATGGATGTTGCAATCAAAGCGCTGAATCTTGATGCAACTGATTTTATTAATAAACCGCTTCGGATAGATGTGCTTGAGCAGGCGTTAGCGCGTGTGGAAGAACGTATTAAGTTGAGCACAGAAAAGTTTGCATCGCTTTCAACAGATTTTACTAGCGACACAATGGTAATAACTGTTTGCGGTACTCTTGGCACAGCTGATGAAGCTGAGATAAAGCATGTTTTTAAAGGTGCGGGCAAAGCCAGAAGAATTGTGTTGGATTTTGCTGAAAATACTTCAATCAACGGTGCTGCCATTGCACTGCTGACAGATTCTATCCGTTCGTTCTACAACGATGGCGGTAAAGTTATTATCTCCGGTTTGTCGGAGAATTTTCGTAATGTTTTTCAAATAATGGGTGTAACAAGATTTGCAACCTTTGTAGATAATATACAGGATGCAGAGTTATAG
- a CDS encoding glycine zipper 2TM domain-containing protein — MTWSTLKRYQLVLVLIALTVLAGCTNRYNPNVYSGDQAMQADSISYGTITRMNAVTIKDDNTGVGLVGGGLAGGLVGSTIGGGSGRVLGAVGGAIVGATAGALAEDEFQKTDGIQITVRLDSGRSVSIVQAAEGSNFSYGQRVRVITSPNGKSRVLPY; from the coding sequence ATGACCTGGTCAACACTAAAACGGTATCAACTGGTTCTGGTCTTGATTGCACTGACGGTTCTTGCGGGCTGCACAAACAGATATAACCCGAATGTTTATTCCGGCGATCAAGCAATGCAAGCTGACAGCATCAGCTATGGAACAATCACTCGAATGAATGCAGTTACAATTAAAGACGATAATACAGGTGTAGGACTCGTCGGTGGCGGACTTGCCGGTGGGCTTGTCGGCAGTACAATCGGTGGTGGTTCCGGTCGGGTCTTAGGGGCAGTCGGTGGCGCAATAGTTGGCGCTACTGCCGGTGCTCTGGCTGAAGACGAGTTCCAGAAAACAGATGGTATCCAGATTACAGTGAGATTGGATTCCGGACGCTCTGTATCAATTGTACAAGCGGCAGAAGGGTCTAATTTCAGCTACGGACAACGTGTTCGTGTTATTACATCGCCAAACGGAAAATCTAGAGTGCTTCCGTACTAG
- the moaA gene encoding GTP 3',8-cyclase MoaA gives MTHTSIHTQNSSSVTLTDNHGRTVDYLRVSITDRCNLRCMYCWSADGMQFIPHSNIITYEEIARLIDISVAMGVRKVRLTGGEPFARRNFLDLVEMLLTKHPDLDVRLTTNATLMNGKAKALAELGVRYVNISLDTFNRLKFQRITGRDMLRNVTRAIDDCLEHGLGVKINTVALKGINDDELPVFINFAKNNPVDVRFIEFMPMGSSSAWSESNFWSADEILSDAKKLAVLTKLEKKERRSGPAKLFGIEGGKGRLGLITPMSNHFCASCNRLRITANGQLRTCLFSDNEIDLRTMLRNPSITDTDIANVIHESNISKPLGIELLNAKRQNEVAETRMNAIGG, from the coding sequence ATGACACATACATCTATCCATACACAAAACAGCTCATCCGTTACGCTTACTGACAACCACGGAAGAACTGTCGATTATCTCCGCGTTTCAATTACAGACCGTTGTAACCTGCGCTGCATGTACTGCTGGTCAGCTGACGGTATGCAGTTCATCCCGCATAGCAACATTATCACATACGAAGAAATTGCCCGACTCATCGATATTTCTGTCGCAATGGGTGTGCGCAAAGTCCGCCTTACTGGCGGTGAACCTTTTGCCAGACGCAATTTTCTTGATCTTGTGGAGATGTTGCTCACAAAACATCCCGATCTTGACGTACGCCTTACCACCAACGCAACACTGATGAACGGCAAAGCAAAAGCACTTGCCGAGCTTGGTGTGCGCTATGTAAACATTTCTTTAGATACATTTAATCGTTTGAAATTTCAGAGAATAACTGGTCGCGACATGCTCCGCAATGTGACACGGGCTATTGATGACTGTCTGGAGCATGGGCTGGGGGTAAAAATTAACACCGTAGCGCTCAAAGGCATTAACGACGATGAGCTTCCGGTCTTTATTAATTTTGCAAAAAATAACCCTGTAGATGTGCGCTTTATTGAATTTATGCCGATGGGAAGTTCCAGCGCATGGAGTGAAAGCAACTTCTGGTCTGCTGATGAAATTCTGAGTGATGCAAAAAAACTCGCTGTTCTCACAAAACTTGAAAAGAAAGAACGCCGCTCCGGTCCGGCAAAACTTTTTGGTATTGAAGGCGGCAAAGGGCGTCTTGGTCTCATTACCCCTATGTCCAACCACTTCTGTGCATCGTGTAACAGGCTTCGCATTACCGCAAACGGACAACTTCGCACCTGTCTTTTCTCTGACAACGAAATCGATTTGCGCACCATGCTTCGCAACCCTTCAATAACTGACACTGATATTGCCAATGTCATTCATGAATCCAACATCAGTAAACCGCTTGGAATTGAATTGCTTAATGCAAAACGACAAAATGAAGTGGCAGAAACCCGCATGAACGCTATCGGCGGATAA
- a CDS encoding molybdenum cofactor guanylyltransferase — translation MYKDDSERLTGIVLAGGLSSRMGHDKTRLHVHGDSEPDLLVYTCKLLESVCSEVWISSRDVKPHADGYLWVKDEVEGTGPIGGIMTSLRAAQGPVLVLSCDLPFMDTPLLQKLIDFWKARPEGTLQTTFLQKETGFIEALVSIYEFEALPLFERAVDLGIYKLSRVIPEEHQHRLSYSQQESLPFFNVNYPADLEMARRIIAAI, via the coding sequence ATGTACAAAGACGATTCTGAAAGACTCACCGGAATCGTCCTTGCCGGAGGGCTGAGTTCCCGTATGGGTCACGACAAGACCCGCCTTCATGTGCACGGAGATTCCGAACCGGATTTGCTTGTATACACATGCAAGCTGCTTGAGTCGGTATGCTCGGAGGTATGGATTTCCAGCAGAGATGTTAAACCCCATGCTGACGGCTATCTCTGGGTCAAAGATGAAGTTGAAGGCACAGGTCCCATTGGAGGCATTATGACCTCTTTGCGTGCAGCACAGGGACCTGTGCTTGTATTGTCCTGCGATTTACCGTTCATGGACACACCCCTGCTCCAAAAACTCATCGACTTCTGGAAAGCACGCCCTGAGGGAACATTACAGACAACATTTTTGCAAAAGGAAACAGGCTTCATCGAAGCTCTGGTTTCCATCTATGAGTTCGAGGCACTGCCCCTTTTTGAACGGGCTGTCGATCTTGGAATATACAAACTGAGCCGTGTTATCCCCGAAGAACACCAGCACCGTTTGTCGTATTCTCAACAGGAATCGCTACCGTTCTTTAACGTAAACTATCCCGCAGACCTTGAAATGGCCCGCCGGATCATAGCTGCAATATGA
- a CDS encoding formate dehydrogenase accessory sulfurtransferase FdhD → MPKNESCSNCEPKPITVTQYKDGQWAVHPDIVSIEIPVTFHFNGTSHTLWAWPEYLEDLVAGHALLDLGGGSAKTTVEKIGEYEYNVTLCDAIENELDPGKLHGAEMLGAMAKFIDEEGQWHGTGCFHRAGAYDAKTHTMLHRTEDIGRHNCIDRLAGWASRTETPLSGLVLMVSARVTASLCAKAIRAGYKFIISRSAVTSASIAMAQEHDITLIGFARDQEKRFTVFHDLQTPRVLT, encoded by the coding sequence ATGCCAAAAAACGAATCTTGTTCTAACTGCGAACCCAAACCGATTACTGTAACCCAGTACAAAGACGGTCAATGGGCTGTTCACCCTGACATAGTGAGCATTGAAATACCTGTAACATTCCATTTTAACGGCACTTCGCACACATTGTGGGCATGGCCGGAATATCTTGAAGACCTTGTTGCCGGTCACGCTCTGCTTGATCTTGGCGGTGGCAGTGCCAAAACGACTGTCGAAAAAATTGGCGAGTACGAATACAACGTAACACTCTGTGATGCCATAGAAAACGAACTTGATCCGGGTAAATTACATGGTGCTGAAATGCTCGGCGCAATGGCAAAATTTATCGACGAAGAAGGTCAATGGCATGGCACCGGATGTTTTCACCGCGCAGGCGCATATGATGCTAAAACGCATACTATGCTGCATCGCACCGAAGATATCGGGCGTCATAACTGCATTGACCGCCTTGCCGGATGGGCAAGCCGAACCGAAACACCGCTTTCCGGTCTGGTACTCATGGTCTCAGCACGAGTAACCGCAAGCTTATGCGCTAAAGCCATCCGTGCCGGATATAAATTCATTATCAGCCGCTCTGCGGTAACCAGTGCTTCTATTGCGATGGCGCAGGAACACGACATTACACTCATTGGCTTTGCCCGCGATCAGGAAAAACGATTCACGGTCTTCCATGATCTGCAAACACCTAGGGTACTGACATAA
- a CDS encoding formate dehydrogenase accessory protein FdhE produces the protein MEFNLELETKRLERKLTHIAEKGFLPQELLQIVSNTAVLQLASRANVTVQPLQPQVTSGMHIQGAPLVNRAAFAYDPKETAILFGKMLAMLDKAEEPLASSATKIRKAIEDKELSIQEACDAFISDDNMFFADWAARIPESPSLVRFLAQGSVTPSLQAQTELLKEHRSDEEPWPYGHCPHCGSQPLIASLKEKEGLKYLTCSFCRLEYRAKRLQCAFCGEEDHNKLEYFKADGEAGYEVHVCKTCSCYIKISDFREFDRVSIPVLDDLESLTLDILARKQGYARPTLSAWGF, from the coding sequence ATGGAATTCAATTTGGAATTAGAAACTAAGAGACTTGAACGTAAGCTTACACATATCGCTGAAAAAGGTTTTTTACCTCAAGAACTCTTACAAATCGTAAGCAACACAGCTGTGCTTCAACTTGCTAGCCGCGCCAATGTTACTGTGCAACCATTGCAACCGCAGGTTACATCAGGCATGCATATTCAAGGTGCTCCTCTTGTTAACAGAGCTGCATTTGCATACGATCCTAAAGAAACTGCTATTCTTTTTGGAAAAATGCTGGCTATGCTGGATAAAGCAGAAGAGCCGCTCGCCTCTTCCGCAACAAAAATCCGCAAAGCAATTGAAGATAAAGAATTAAGCATTCAGGAAGCATGCGACGCCTTTATTTCTGACGACAATATGTTCTTTGCTGACTGGGCAGCCCGTATCCCTGAGTCTCCAAGCCTTGTACGCTTCCTTGCTCAGGGTAGTGTTACTCCTTCTCTTCAGGCACAAACAGAGCTGTTGAAAGAACACAGAAGTGATGAAGAACCTTGGCCATACGGACATTGTCCACATTGTGGTTCACAACCGCTGATTGCTTCGTTAAAAGAAAAAGAAGGACTTAAATATCTTACATGTTCTTTCTGTCGTCTTGAATACCGCGCAAAACGCTTACAATGCGCTTTTTGCGGGGAAGAAGACCACAATAAACTTGAATACTTTAAAGCTGATGGCGAAGCAGGATACGAAGTTCACGTTTGTAAAACGTGCAGCTGCTATATCAAAATCAGCGATTTCCGCGAATTTGATCGGGTAAGCATCCCTGTCCTTGATGATCTGGAATCTCTGACGCTTGACATTCTTGCACGAAAACAAGGATACGCTCGCCCTACACTCTCAGCTTGGGGGTTTTAA